One stretch of Halobacillus litoralis DNA includes these proteins:
- a CDS encoding glycerophosphodiester phosphodiesterase, producing the protein MKTLIYAHRGASKLAPENTMPAFELARAAGADGIETDVQLTKDQIPVLIHDENLRRTTNGTGFVQDYTYAQLRLLDAGSWFSPKFSDTYIVTLDEFLRWFRDQPMFLNVELKTNVIAYKNIERLVYESLKRYHVLERTVISSFNAESLTRMKEINPSIQTAFLTSTKMRNLPQYAKSEGCDALHVKHRLLDKKLVKRCHKENLDLRIYTVNRPAMMKKCYSLGVNGIFTDVPHQAIEYRDLYRKRRNR; encoded by the coding sequence ATGAAAACCCTTATTTACGCTCATCGAGGAGCGAGTAAGCTGGCGCCGGAAAATACGATGCCCGCCTTTGAACTGGCACGTGCAGCCGGAGCTGATGGAATCGAGACCGATGTGCAGCTTACGAAAGACCAAATCCCCGTCCTCATCCATGATGAAAACCTGAGACGCACCACCAACGGAACAGGGTTCGTACAAGATTATACATATGCTCAGCTCCGCCTGCTTGATGCAGGAAGCTGGTTTTCTCCTAAATTTTCTGACACTTATATTGTAACACTGGACGAGTTTCTTCGCTGGTTTCGGGACCAGCCCATGTTTTTAAATGTCGAACTGAAAACCAACGTCATTGCATATAAAAACATCGAGCGGCTTGTCTATGAATCTCTAAAAAGGTATCACGTTCTGGAACGGACCGTTATTTCAAGTTTCAATGCTGAATCCCTCACACGCATGAAAGAAATCAATCCATCGATTCAGACAGCATTCTTAACATCGACCAAAATGCGGAACCTCCCTCAATACGCGAAGTCCGAAGGGTGTGACGCTTTGCATGTAAAACACCGACTGCTGGATAAAAAGCTTGTAAAACGCTGCCACAAGGAAAATCTCGACCTTCGCATCTATACAGTAAATCGTCCTGCCATGATGAAAAAGTGTTACAGCCTGGGTGTGAATGGAATTTTCACAGATGTTCCTCATCAGGCTATTGAATATCGAGATCTTTATCGAAAACGGAGAAATCGATAA
- a CDS encoding YpzI family protein yields MGRDRQEKKLKTSGRVESDRDQRLSYPGATAMEGPEAARKRR; encoded by the coding sequence ATGGGTAGAGATCGACAGGAGAAAAAGTTGAAAACATCCGGCAGAGTGGAGTCCGATCGTGATCAGCGCTTAAGTTATCCCGGTGCGACCGCGATGGAGGGGCCAGAAGCAGCTCGTAAACGCAGATAA
- a CDS encoding ABC transporter ATP-binding protein — MAIFANQVNKTYQSGEVTVQALRQASLEVPDKKIVTILGPSGSGKSTLLNVIGGIDRYDSGSIKVGDTILDQLKDRQLTDYRRRFVGFIFQQYNLIPTLTVEENVEVGRELSQQPLTMKDILEKVGMWDKKDKFPSQLSGGEQQRVAIARALIKNPQILLCDEPTGALDEETGKNILKLLKFVNEQYGTTVLIITHNQGIGEMAHSVIRMKSGEIVDSYENENPVQPEKVTWS, encoded by the coding sequence ATGGCAATCTTCGCAAATCAAGTCAATAAAACGTATCAGAGCGGAGAAGTGACAGTTCAGGCGCTGCGCCAGGCGTCATTGGAAGTACCAGATAAAAAAATCGTAACGATTCTTGGACCTTCAGGGTCAGGGAAATCAACACTACTTAATGTCATTGGGGGGATCGATCGTTACGATTCAGGATCAATCAAAGTAGGAGACACGATCCTGGATCAATTAAAGGATCGTCAACTTACGGATTACCGCCGGAGATTCGTAGGGTTCATTTTTCAACAGTATAATTTAATTCCAACGCTGACCGTCGAAGAAAATGTTGAAGTCGGGCGGGAATTGAGTCAGCAACCGCTTACTATGAAAGATATTTTAGAAAAAGTAGGAATGTGGGATAAGAAAGATAAATTTCCTTCTCAACTAAGTGGGGGTGAACAGCAACGTGTCGCAATTGCGAGAGCGCTAATAAAGAACCCGCAGATTTTACTCTGTGATGAACCTACAGGGGCCCTGGATGAAGAAACAGGGAAGAATATCCTGAAGTTGTTGAAGTTCGTAAATGAGCAGTATGGAACGACGGTCTTAATCATCACTCACAACCAGGGGATCGGCGAGATGGCTCATTCCGTTATCCGAATGAAAAGCGGTGAAATTGTAGATTCCTATGAAAACGAAAACCCGGTCCAGCCAGAGAAGGTGACATGGTCATGA
- a CDS encoding DUF3892 domain-containing protein produces MPEQIVAVRKNGQGSIVEMQLSSGQVIDYKRAHEMARSGELEHVNLIRGKDGEDHLRSEPDGIQSNNLDNLPSF; encoded by the coding sequence ATGCCAGAACAAATTGTCGCCGTTAGAAAAAACGGGCAAGGTAGCATTGTTGAAATGCAACTGTCGTCAGGACAAGTGATCGATTATAAACGAGCACATGAAATGGCGCGCAGTGGTGAACTGGAACACGTGAACCTCATTAGAGGTAAAGATGGAGAAGACCATCTGCGCAGTGAACCAGATGGCATTCAATCCAACAACTTGGACAACCTTCCATCTTTTTAA
- a CDS encoding glycosyltransferase: MFLIRLLNIEIFIENGEIDNMFWVFFGLLFVWMILLVDFLLGIRKIPRLEDTVPSQTDELVSVIIAAKDEEDSIRETLHTLAHQKNVRCEIIAVNDRSSDRTGEFIDKTAALYSTIRAVHINHLPEGWLGKNHALKKGAELAAGAYLLFTDADIQFDEQTLSKAMTAMKVEELDHLTAAPDLKARSFALRGLISYFLFGFGYLKRPWTANQKKTRGGMGIGAFQLMTNSCYQKTGTHEAVRFRPDDDLALGQRIKAAGFRQKLVTAKQLLSVEWYPDFKSALQGFEKNAFAGLNYSISLSLFALFGVLFSQVFPFIFVFSGDPSVQIISAINILLLFCLYGLTTRSFTNYPLGMIFGLPIFALLFVFMLGRALILTWVRGGIEWRGNRYSIKELKQFFRNSEEDHR; this comes from the coding sequence ATGTTCCTCATCAGGCTATTGAATATCGAGATCTTTATCGAAAACGGAGAAATCGATAATATGTTCTGGGTGTTTTTTGGACTTCTGTTTGTATGGATGATTCTCCTTGTGGACTTCCTTCTAGGAATCAGGAAAATTCCAAGGCTTGAAGATACCGTTCCTTCGCAAACGGATGAGCTCGTTTCTGTTATCATTGCGGCGAAAGACGAAGAAGACTCCATTCGTGAAACGCTGCATACCCTTGCGCATCAAAAAAACGTGAGGTGTGAAATCATCGCTGTGAACGACCGCTCCAGTGATCGAACAGGTGAGTTCATCGACAAAACAGCTGCGTTATACTCTACCATTCGAGCGGTTCATATTAACCACCTGCCAGAAGGGTGGCTGGGGAAAAATCATGCTCTGAAAAAAGGCGCCGAGCTTGCCGCTGGCGCTTATTTGCTTTTTACAGATGCGGACATTCAATTTGACGAACAGACCCTCTCTAAAGCGATGACAGCCATGAAAGTTGAAGAGCTCGATCACCTCACAGCAGCACCGGATCTAAAGGCCCGTTCTTTTGCGTTACGAGGCTTGATCTCCTACTTTTTGTTTGGTTTTGGTTATTTAAAACGACCATGGACGGCGAACCAGAAGAAAACTAGAGGGGGTATGGGGATCGGAGCTTTCCAATTAATGACAAATTCCTGTTATCAAAAGACCGGAACCCATGAAGCGGTGCGTTTCCGACCTGATGATGACCTTGCCCTCGGGCAGAGGATCAAGGCGGCTGGCTTCAGACAAAAACTCGTAACGGCCAAGCAGCTTCTTTCTGTCGAATGGTACCCTGACTTCAAGTCCGCTCTTCAAGGTTTCGAAAAGAATGCGTTTGCTGGATTGAATTATTCTATTTCCCTCTCCTTGTTTGCTCTTTTCGGTGTCCTGTTTTCGCAGGTGTTTCCGTTCATTTTCGTCTTTTCCGGTGATCCTTCCGTTCAAATCATTAGCGCAATCAACATCCTTTTGTTATTTTGTTTATATGGTTTAACGACCCGTTCTTTCACAAACTATCCATTAGGGATGATTTTCGGTCTGCCGATTTTTGCTCTTTTGTTTGTTTTTATGCTAGGCAGAGCACTTATCCTGACATGGGTTCGTGGAGGAATTGAATGGCGCGGGAACCGGTATTCCATCAAAGAACTAAAACAATTTTTCCGTAACTCGGAGGAGGATCACCGTTGA
- a CDS encoding small acid-soluble spore protein P — protein MGPKQQEQPNLPLGPKQAYGEPAQGSHKVKNRQHSRQKQKSSHDM, from the coding sequence ATGGGACCAAAACAGCAAGAACAACCAAACTTACCTCTAGGGCCGAAACAAGCATACGGGGAACCGGCTCAAGGATCTCATAAAGTGAAAAACAGACAGCATTCGCGTCAAAAACAAAAATCTTCTCACGATATGTAA
- the rnz gene encoding ribonuclease Z, with amino-acid sequence MELFFLGTGSGVPSKERNVSSLVLRLLEERGTTWVFDCGEGTQQQILNTNIRPRRIEVIFITHLHGDHIYGLPGLLSSRSFQGGETPVTVYGPRGLKDYIDISLELSGTHLRYPLYIEEVEEGELFEDEQFVVEAVKLEHGLESYGYILKEKDQLGELQPDKLKMLGVKPGPIYQKIKNQPRTVLEDGRIIRREDVIGPPKKGRKVAILGDTRYLPHLEVILKDSDVLVHEATFAGDEVKMAHDYFHSTVKQAATLAKKANVGELILNHVSSRYQGDSVEELLEEAQQIFPNTTIAYDFYQHPITRT; translated from the coding sequence ATGGAACTATTTTTTTTAGGTACGGGATCTGGTGTCCCATCAAAAGAAAGAAATGTCTCCTCCCTTGTCCTCCGCCTTCTTGAAGAGCGGGGAACGACATGGGTCTTTGATTGTGGAGAAGGCACACAACAGCAAATATTGAATACAAACATACGTCCGCGACGAATTGAAGTGATTTTTATCACCCACCTTCACGGGGATCATATATACGGACTGCCTGGATTATTGAGCAGCCGTTCTTTCCAAGGTGGAGAAACACCTGTAACCGTTTACGGTCCGCGCGGGTTAAAAGATTACATTGATATCAGTCTCGAATTAAGCGGAACGCACCTTCGTTATCCCCTTTACATAGAGGAAGTGGAGGAAGGTGAGCTTTTCGAAGACGAACAGTTTGTTGTAGAAGCCGTCAAACTGGAACATGGACTTGAAAGCTATGGATATATCCTGAAGGAAAAAGACCAACTTGGTGAACTACAGCCGGACAAGCTGAAAATGCTGGGTGTCAAACCCGGCCCCATTTATCAAAAGATTAAAAATCAGCCAAGGACGGTCCTTGAAGATGGAAGAATCATCCGTCGCGAAGATGTGATAGGACCGCCAAAAAAGGGGCGTAAAGTTGCCATTTTGGGTGACACCCGCTACCTTCCACACCTTGAAGTGATTTTGAAAGACAGCGATGTCCTCGTCCATGAGGCAACTTTCGCTGGAGATGAAGTAAAGATGGCTCATGATTATTTTCATTCCACCGTCAAACAAGCCGCCACCCTTGCAAAGAAAGCAAATGTTGGGGAACTGATCCTTAATCACGTCTCTTCCAGATATCAGGGTGATTCCGTGGAGGAGCTCCTGGAAGAAGCACAGCAGATATTCCCGAATACGACAATTGCATACGATTTTTATCAACATCCTATTACACGGACTTAA
- the namA gene encoding NADPH dehydrogenase NamA, with protein sequence MKHKLFEPYTIKNITLKNRIVMSPMCMYSSDNQDGYAQPFHLTHYESRAAGQVGLIITEATAVLPEGRISHEDLGIWSDEHIEGLQKINEGIHRHGAKAGIQLAHAGRKANLRDEIFAPSAEAFSASMKVPTEMTKEDIERTVEAFRVGAARSEKAGFDVIELHGAHGYLINQFLSPLTNKRDDEYGGTRENRYRFLRETIEAVKQEWDGPLFVRISGEEYHDNGNNMDDFIYFAREMKSQGVDLIDVSSGGVVPAAIDPYPGYQVTYAEQIKQGAGIDTGAVGLITSGNQAEEILQNERADLIFLARALLRNPYWPKEAADELGYQLEGPRQYTRAW encoded by the coding sequence TTGAAACATAAATTATTTGAACCTTATACAATAAAAAACATCACGTTAAAAAATCGTATCGTTATGTCTCCGATGTGTATGTATTCTTCAGACAATCAGGACGGCTATGCACAGCCTTTTCACCTTACCCATTACGAAAGCCGCGCGGCTGGACAAGTTGGACTGATCATTACAGAAGCGACAGCTGTTTTACCTGAAGGCCGTATTTCACATGAAGACCTTGGCATCTGGAGTGACGAGCATATTGAAGGTTTACAAAAAATCAATGAAGGCATCCATCGCCATGGAGCTAAAGCAGGCATTCAGCTGGCTCACGCCGGACGAAAAGCCAACTTAAGGGATGAAATTTTCGCCCCGAGTGCTGAAGCTTTCAGTGCATCCATGAAGGTCCCGACAGAAATGACAAAAGAAGACATCGAGCGAACAGTGGAAGCCTTCCGTGTGGGGGCTGCCCGATCTGAAAAAGCGGGCTTTGATGTCATTGAACTTCACGGAGCCCACGGGTATTTGATCAACCAATTCCTCTCCCCTCTTACAAACAAGCGGGACGATGAATATGGAGGCACCCGTGAAAACCGATATCGTTTCTTGCGTGAGACGATTGAAGCGGTCAAGCAAGAATGGGATGGACCACTGTTCGTCCGAATCTCTGGAGAAGAATATCATGATAATGGAAACAACATGGACGATTTTATCTATTTTGCCCGTGAGATGAAGTCTCAAGGTGTTGACCTCATCGACGTCAGCTCCGGTGGTGTCGTTCCTGCTGCGATCGACCCTTACCCAGGATACCAGGTCACGTATGCAGAACAAATCAAACAGGGAGCTGGCATCGACACGGGGGCCGTCGGCCTGATTACAAGTGGCAACCAGGCAGAAGAAATCTTGCAAAATGAACGAGCCGACCTGATTTTCCTAGCCCGTGCTCTCTTAAGAAACCCGTATTGGCCGAAAGAAGCAGCTGATGAACTCGGCTACCAATTAGAAGGACCAAGACAATACACTCGCGCTTGGTAA
- a CDS encoding AAA family ATPase, with product MTGLSGVGKTSVLQRLENEGYHVVDTDNHGYTKKVTTGEGEEIVWDEEKISHLIERKRHTHLILSGCYSNQGKFYKSFDYVVLLEAALDVMLDRVNQRETNPYGKSPKERKEIIESFTHVLPKLRAGADVVIDTSKVGISDATDCLKSLMILSHQVRI from the coding sequence GTGACAGGGTTATCTGGTGTCGGTAAAACAAGTGTACTGCAAAGGTTGGAAAATGAAGGGTACCATGTGGTGGATACCGATAATCACGGCTACACAAAGAAAGTCACTACAGGAGAAGGGGAGGAAATCGTGTGGGATGAAGAAAAAATCTCCCATCTCATCGAAAGAAAAAGGCACACTCATTTAATCCTGTCAGGGTGTTATTCAAACCAAGGGAAGTTTTATAAATCTTTTGATTACGTTGTTCTCCTCGAGGCTGCCTTGGATGTTATGCTTGATCGTGTGAATCAAAGAGAAACAAATCCTTATGGAAAGTCTCCAAAGGAGAGGAAGGAAATCATTGAAAGTTTCACTCATGTGCTGCCAAAACTAAGGGCCGGCGCAGATGTGGTGATTGATACTTCAAAGGTGGGCATCTCTGACGCGACCGATTGTTTGAAAAGTTTAATGATCCTGTCCCATCAGGTAAGGATATAG
- a CDS encoding aldehyde dehydrogenase, with product MHATVKQQKSWFQEGHTKSYAFRKEQLLIMKKMLTTFEKPILNALKFDMNKSEYEAYASEIAFLKSEIDHHVKQLKTWMQPTKVKTPLTHTGSKNFIRKEPYGTVLVIAPWNYPVQLALAPVIGAIAAGNTVIIKPSELTPTVSWVLKKMIEQYFPPHFIAVIEGGKEVTQELLEQPLDYIFFTGSVPVGKIIMEKASKQLIPVTLELGGKSPTIVHKDANIDLAAKRIVWGKFTNAGQTCIAPDYLYVHHEVKADLIRTMKKYIQQFYGENPLDNEEYTKIVNQTHFERVSSYLDSGTVVVGGSLDESKHKIAPTILDQVSWEDQVMKDEIFGPVLPVLTYHELDEVIDKINSRPKPLALYYFGENEVEQQRILNSISFGGGCINDALYHIINPHLPFGGVGESGMGSYHGKRSFDTFTHEKSITKQTTRFDQNFRYPGSQLGMTVLKKFFG from the coding sequence ATGCACGCAACGGTCAAGCAACAAAAATCATGGTTCCAAGAAGGACATACGAAGAGTTATGCTTTCCGAAAAGAACAGCTGTTAATAATGAAAAAGATGCTGACGACCTTTGAAAAACCGATCCTCAATGCTTTGAAATTCGACATGAACAAATCGGAATATGAAGCGTACGCATCAGAAATCGCCTTTTTGAAAAGTGAAATCGATCACCATGTGAAACAGTTAAAAACATGGATGCAGCCCACTAAAGTGAAGACCCCACTTACCCATACAGGTTCAAAAAACTTTATTCGAAAAGAACCCTATGGCACTGTACTGGTCATCGCTCCGTGGAACTATCCTGTCCAACTTGCCCTCGCTCCGGTGATCGGTGCGATTGCAGCAGGGAATACGGTCATCATTAAACCGTCTGAACTAACACCAACCGTTTCATGGGTGTTGAAAAAAATGATTGAACAATATTTTCCTCCTCACTTTATTGCCGTGATTGAAGGCGGTAAAGAGGTGACCCAGGAGCTGCTTGAACAACCGCTTGATTATATTTTCTTCACCGGAAGTGTCCCCGTCGGGAAAATCATTATGGAGAAAGCGAGCAAACAGCTCATTCCTGTCACGCTGGAACTCGGAGGAAAGAGCCCGACGATCGTTCACAAAGACGCAAACATCGATCTTGCCGCCAAGCGGATCGTCTGGGGCAAATTCACCAATGCAGGGCAAACGTGTATTGCGCCTGATTACCTTTATGTCCACCATGAAGTGAAAGCGGACTTAATCCGTACCATGAAGAAGTACATCCAGCAGTTTTACGGAGAAAATCCTTTGGACAATGAAGAGTACACCAAGATCGTTAACCAAACGCATTTTGAACGCGTTTCTTCGTATCTCGATTCCGGAACGGTCGTTGTAGGCGGTTCTTTGGATGAATCTAAACACAAAATCGCGCCTACCATTCTCGACCAGGTGTCCTGGGAGGATCAGGTCATGAAAGACGAGATCTTCGGGCCCGTGCTCCCTGTATTGACTTATCATGAATTAGATGAAGTAATTGATAAAATCAACAGCCGTCCTAAGCCGCTTGCTCTGTATTACTTCGGCGAAAACGAAGTCGAACAGCAGCGTATCCTCAACTCGATTTCTTTCGGCGGCGGATGCATTAACGACGCCCTTTACCATATCATCAATCCACACCTTCCATTTGGAGGTGTCGGCGAGAGCGGCATGGGCAGCTATCACGGCAAGCGAAGTTTTGATACGTTCACGCACGAAAAAAGCATCACAAAACAAACAACACGATTCGATCAGAACTTCCGCTATCCCGGGTCTCAACTAGGTATGACAGTGCTGAAGAAATTCTTTGGATAG
- a CDS encoding ABC transporter permease has translation MILKKSVYRTLKEKKFQYAGVAVLLLLAVMLYVSLSMAITTLESRNETFSEDYKQESFHFVAGGEVTDDQLSLWGDEYNATLEKRKYADFEVDDSTLRAFTITDSVNIPYIAEGNAPSSDQELAISKVYAEKHQYELGDIITLDDQKFEITGFVYLPDYIYMVEQMTDLLADAEKFGVAVVSGSDFSVNAQTEILGWTENEDVPDGFREAVSEETSLLQFVNSEDNPRIGFVETEIEGAKGMTTTLPLFILALSIAMVLMLMKRRMEMQRKEIGTLMALGYRKKELVRHYLGYAWVIGLAGTVGGLTAGAGLSVPLSNLYANYFNLPALSMFDWDPFVLVIGFVIPLILLILLTTFVISRTLRTEPLTLLRPKEMSSGKKSWLEKLPLLQKGSFIRRFRLRLLVRNKARSFYIFIGVMFSTVLLLFGLITFNSMDQLVETTYKEILKYDYAVHYQSLMTEETDEEQSPFIMNELGVVDEDVKITAYGMEKDNEFIQLSAEGESLQSKLSEGVIISAPLAAVLGVGEGDEIHLENSLNSDTIQVEVAAVADLYIGNNLYLPREELNDFLGFPEEAYTGTWQKQPPENSGNVYMVEDKQKAIDSFESTTGATRASVAGMAVFAVLIGVIVLTLLTNLIVEENTPSISLFKVMGYHDKEVSKLVLSVYTPIVLIAYFVSIPLASLSLEQTMNTLVQETGFLMPTDVAWWMVVIGFIVILLTYWLSLGLSKRKLKNVSLQEALKKQQD, from the coding sequence ATGATCCTAAAGAAATCTGTGTACAGGACTTTAAAAGAAAAGAAATTCCAATATGCCGGGGTGGCTGTTCTTCTTTTACTCGCAGTTATGCTTTATGTGTCCTTATCCATGGCCATCACGACACTGGAATCAAGAAATGAAACATTTTCAGAGGACTATAAACAGGAAAGCTTTCATTTTGTAGCTGGGGGGGAAGTTACAGATGACCAGCTCTCCCTATGGGGAGATGAGTATAATGCCACTTTAGAAAAACGGAAGTATGCAGATTTTGAGGTCGATGATTCGACATTGCGCGCATTTACGATTACTGATTCTGTTAATATCCCTTACATTGCTGAAGGGAACGCACCATCGAGCGATCAAGAGCTGGCTATTTCCAAAGTGTATGCGGAAAAACATCAATACGAACTGGGCGACATCATCACACTCGACGACCAAAAGTTTGAAATCACAGGATTTGTATACTTACCTGATTATATTTATATGGTCGAACAAATGACTGATTTGTTAGCGGATGCTGAAAAATTTGGTGTAGCAGTCGTTTCCGGTTCAGATTTTTCCGTAAATGCTCAAACGGAAATTCTAGGCTGGACGGAGAATGAAGACGTTCCTGATGGGTTTAGGGAAGCGGTAAGTGAAGAAACATCTCTTTTGCAATTCGTGAACTCAGAAGATAACCCGCGCATAGGTTTTGTGGAAACAGAGATCGAAGGTGCTAAGGGAATGACGACGACATTACCCCTGTTCATTCTTGCCCTCTCCATCGCTATGGTTTTGATGCTGATGAAGCGACGTATGGAAATGCAGAGAAAAGAAATCGGCACGCTGATGGCGCTTGGGTACCGGAAGAAAGAATTAGTCCGTCATTACTTAGGCTATGCCTGGGTCATTGGATTGGCAGGAACAGTCGGTGGTTTAACTGCGGGTGCTGGTCTGTCTGTACCGCTTTCGAATCTGTACGCGAACTACTTTAACTTACCAGCTCTTTCCATGTTTGACTGGGATCCTTTTGTTCTTGTCATAGGATTTGTCATTCCTTTAATACTTTTGATCTTGCTAACGACTTTCGTCATCAGTCGGACGTTACGAACAGAACCACTGACGCTCCTGAGGCCTAAAGAGATGTCCAGTGGGAAAAAATCCTGGCTTGAAAAACTTCCACTTTTGCAAAAAGGAAGTTTTATCCGCAGGTTCCGTTTGAGGTTACTGGTGAGAAACAAAGCGAGAAGCTTCTATATTTTTATCGGGGTCATGTTCTCAACCGTTTTATTATTGTTTGGATTGATTACGTTCAATAGCATGGATCAGCTCGTAGAAACGACGTATAAGGAAATTTTGAAATACGACTATGCTGTCCACTATCAATCGTTAATGACAGAAGAAACGGATGAAGAACAAAGTCCTTTTATAATGAACGAACTTGGTGTCGTGGATGAAGACGTGAAAATTACAGCATATGGAATGGAAAAAGATAACGAGTTTATTCAATTGAGTGCTGAAGGAGAAAGCTTGCAATCCAAATTATCAGAAGGGGTGATTATCAGTGCTCCTCTAGCCGCGGTTCTTGGGGTAGGGGAAGGGGATGAAATCCACCTCGAAAATTCATTGAACTCGGATACGATACAGGTAGAGGTTGCTGCAGTGGCCGATCTTTATATTGGTAATAACCTGTATCTTCCTCGCGAGGAATTGAACGATTTCCTTGGTTTCCCTGAAGAGGCCTATACAGGTACATGGCAGAAGCAGCCCCCTGAGAATAGTGGAAATGTTTATATGGTAGAAGATAAGCAGAAGGCGATCGACAGTTTTGAATCGACGACAGGAGCAACTAGAGCGTCGGTTGCAGGGATGGCCGTTTTCGCTGTATTAATTGGAGTGATTGTTCTTACTTTGCTCACCAATTTGATCGTTGAGGAAAATACGCCTTCCATTTCGTTGTTTAAAGTGATGGGCTATCATGATAAAGAAGTTTCTAAACTTGTTTTGAGTGTGTACACCCCGATTGTACTCATCGCTTACTTTGTTTCAATTCCGCTCGCGAGTTTAAGCTTGGAGCAAACGATGAACACGCTGGTTCAGGAGACCGGTTTTCTTATGCCGACTGATGTAGCGTGGTGGATGGTCGTGATTGGATTCATTGTCATCCTGCTTACGTATTGGCTCTCTCTTGGACTATCCAAACGAAAGTTGAAGAATGTATCGTTGCAGGAAGCATTGAAAAAGCAACAAGACTAG